The Haloferax volcanii DS2 DNA segment AGGCCCTGTTCTTCGAGTACGGTCAGGTCCGCCATCTTGTACGTGGTTCCGTCGTGTTCGAACTCACGGATGGCGTCCAGTGTCTCAGTATCGCTCATGGTCGACCGATAGGGTCTCCGCGGGCTTGAATGCGGGACTCGTTCTCACACCGTCGGAATCGGGGCGAACGCGGGGCGTCGCGGCTCTCGGAACCGTTTCGACGCCGGGGGTCGGCCGCCGCGACGCCGGCTACTCCTCGGGGACGCCCGCGACGCCGACGAACTCGTCGACCTCGTCTTGGACGTACCGGCGGACGCGCTCGCAGTAGTCCCACAGGAGGTCGTTGAACTGCTCGCGCTCCGGCTCGGTCAGGCTCTCGCCGCCCCGCGACCACGACGACGGAATCTCCGGGTGGCGGGTGCAGACGACCGAAATCGGGTGGTTCTTCGGATGGCCCATGACGACGGCGTACTCGTCCGTCCCCCAGAGCCCGTCGTCGCCGTCGCCCGCGAGTTCCGCGTCCACCTCGTCGAGAAGCTGCCGCTCCTCGGCCGTGACGGCGGCGTCGTCACCGGCGAACAGCTCGCGGTACGCCCGGTCGCGGGCCGTGTACGTCCACCCGTCGAGTCGCTCCCGCGCCTCGCGGAGGAGTCGTCTGTCAGCTTCCATGCGTATCAAAAGGCGCGCCGAGGCCATAGGCGTACGCCCGCCTGAAGCGCGCGACCCCGGCGTCGGGTGGACCGCACCCGACGACGACTGTGCGTCGCTCACTCCCGCGCCGCCGTCAGCTTCTCCCCGAGTCGGTCGGCGTCGACGCGGAACTTGAACGCCGGTCGGCCGTCGACGT contains these protein-coding regions:
- a CDS encoding DUF7539 family protein — protein: MEADRRLLREARERLDGWTYTARDRAYRELFAGDDAAVTAEERQLLDEVDAELAGDGDDGLWGTDEYAVVMGHPKNHPISVVCTRHPEIPSSWSRGGESLTEPEREQFNDLLWDYCERVRRYVQDEVDEFVGVAGVPEE